Proteins from a single region of Apium graveolens cultivar Ventura chromosome 7, ASM990537v1, whole genome shotgun sequence:
- the LOC141671803 gene encoding myb-related protein 308 gives MGRSPCCEKAHTNKGAWTKEEDDRLIAYIRSHGEGCWRSLPKAAGLLRCGKSCRLRWINYLRPDLKRGNFTEEEDELIIKLHSLLGNKWSLIAGRLPGRTDNEIKNYWNTHIRRKLLNRGIDPTTHRPMNESNCAQEITTISFGSGAATAVNMKEEQQEDEDRKMMVMIKSSNYGFQETDEKITSMVIERCPDLNLDLKISPPHQQHQTDALKTGGRNRGLCFACSLGLQNSKDCSCNSNNGTSSSNNGTSGYDFLGLKAGGVLDYRSLEMK, from the exons ATGGGAAGGTCCCCTTGTTGTGAAAAAGCTCACACAAACAAAGGAGCTTGGACTAAAGAAGAAGATGATCGCCTCATAGCTTACATTCGTTCCCATGGTGAAGGCTGCTGGCGCTCTCTTCCTAAAGCTGCTGGCCTTCTTCGTTGCGGTAAAAGCTGTAGGCTTAGATGGATCAATTACTTGAGGCCTGATCTTAAACGTGGCAATTTCACTGAAGAAGAAGATGAACTCATCATCAAACTTCATAGTCTTCTTGGAAACAA GTGGTCACTTATAGCTGGAAGATTGCCAGGAAGAACAGACAATGAGATAAAGAATTATTGGAACACTCATATTAGAAGGAAGCTTCTAAACAGAGGAATTGATCCAACAACACACAGGCCAATGAATGAGTCTAACTGTGCTCAAGAAATCACAACAATTTCATTTGGAAGTGGAGCAGCAACTGCAGTGAACATGAAAGAAGAGCAACAAGAAGATGAAGATCGCAAGATGATGGTGATGATCAAATCATCAAATTATGGGTTTCAAGAAACTGATGAAAAGATTACTAGCATGGTGATTGAAAGATGTCCAGACTTGAATCTTGATCTGAAAATCAGCCCTCCTCATCAACAACATCAGACAGATGCATTAAAAACAGGGGGAAGAAACAGAGGACTCTGTTTTGCATGCAGCTTGGGTTTACAAAACAGTAAAGATTGTAGCTGCAACAGTAATAATGGTACTAGCAGCAGTAATAATGGTACCTCAGGGTATGACTTTCTAGGGTTAAAAGCTGGTGGTGTTTTGGACTACAGAAGCTTggaaatgaaataa